The Pacificitalea manganoxidans genome includes the window CCCGCCGAAGCTGCGCGACACGCCATCAAGTTCTAGAAGCGCGCTCATCCTGCTTTCCTTTCCGGTTGGACCGCGGCCCGGGCCGGGCGCAGACGGCGCTGCACCCCGGCGATGATCCCGCGATAGTCCAGCTTCAACAGACCGCCCGGCAGGAAGAAGATCAGCAGCACGATGATCGCGCCCATGATCGCCCGGTTCCATTCAAGGAAGTTCGCCCAGAACACCTCTTCCAGCAGGATGAAGGCGACCGCCCCCACCACCGGACCCAGCAGCGTGCCCGCGCCGCCCAACAGCACCATCACCGGCACCTTGATCGTCAAGAGGATCGCGAAACTGTCGGTCGGGTCGATATAGCCGACCCACGACGCATAGACCGCGCCCACCGCCGCCGGAAACACCGCCGACAGGACATAGGCCGCGGTTTTGTAGCGGGTCGCATTGATGCCCACCATATCGGCGGCATCCTCGTTCTGCTCGATGCAGCGCAGCCCGAACCCAAGCCGCGTGCGATCGACGATCACATTGGCGATAAAGGCGCAGACCATGATGAACAGCATCACCTTCAGCACCAGCCCGGACACTTCGGGCGGGCGGCCATCCAGCAGCGGCACGTTCAGACCGTCGCCGCCCCCGGTCAGGCTGCCCCAGGACGACACCACCAGACGCGACACATCGACCAACGCGATGGAGCCGATGGCAAAGTAATGCCCCTTCAGCCGCAGCACGACCGAGCCAATGGCCCAGGAAATGCCGCCCACGACCACCGCCGCCGCCAGCCATGCCGCCGCGGCGGGAACGCCGTTGCGCTGCGCCAAGGCACCGACATAGCAGCCGATCCCGTAGAACGCGGCGGTCGAAAACGACGGATAGCCGGTATAGCCCCCGATGAAATTCCACGACAGCGCCAGCGCGGTGAACATCGCGATCGAAATCGCGATCCGCATTTCGTAATTGCCCAATGCCGTAGGCACGGTGGCAAGGATCAGCACCCAGACCGCCATGATGACCAAGGGCCAGTTTGATTTACGCGGCATCATTCATACCCCTTCACGCCGACCAGCCCGGTCGGTTTCACGATCAGCAGCACCAGCATGATGACAAAGCCCACGGTCATCGCGTTCTGCGGCCCCAGATAGACGCCTGCGAAACTTTCGATGATGCCCAAGGCAAGCCCGCCGACCAGCGCGCCGGACACGCTGCCCAGCCCGCCGATGACGCAGATCACAAATGCCTTGCCCAGAAAGGTGCCGCTCAGATTGGTGGTGATCGGGAACACCATGCTGAACACCGCCCCCGCGGCACCCGCCATCAGCGCGCTGATGCCGAATGTGATGGCGTAGATCCGGTTCACGCGGATGCCCATCAGCGCGGCGGCTTCGCGGTCCATTCGCACCGCGACAATCGCCCGCCCGATGGTCGACGCCCGCAGCACCAGATACAGCAGCCCCGTCAGCAACAGCGCCAGCCCCATGCCCAGAAGCCGGTCCACCGGCATCGACACGTCCATGAAATCGATCCGCCCGAAATCGAGCGACACCCGCCGCGGCGTGGCGGTGAAATAGACCGTCATCAGGTTATACAGGATCATGTCCAACCCGAAGGTCAGCGTCAGCGTGGTCAGCACTGGCGCGGCGACCACCTTGTTGATGAGCGTGTATTGCAGCACATAGCCCAGCCCGAACAGCAGCGCCGCCACGAAGGGCAGCACAAGGATCGGATTGAGCCCGATATAGTACCACGCGAAAAAGGTCAGGTAGCCGCCCAGCACGATGAACGAGCCGTGCAGCATGTTGATGACGTTCAAGACGCCCCAGACCAGAGAGAAGCCGATGGCGATGCAGGCATAAAGCGTGCCCAGCACCATCCCGTTGGCGAGTATCTGTGCGAAACCCATGGTGTTTCCTTTGGCGAGAATGTCGACCGGAGGCATCCGGCCTGCGTATCGTCGAAGATGCGGCGCGGCTTTGACGGGGGCGTTTGGCGGGGTCTTGGCCGGGCGGGCCATGCGGTGCAGGCGGTCGCGCGCCTTGCGCACCACCGCCTGCCCTGTTGCCTGCCTGCCTCGATCCCGTCGCCGGTCCGGGGTGACGCGCCGCACTCCGGTCCGCCGCCCCCGGCCCGTCAAAGGGCGCCGATCACCACGCGCCGGTCATTCGACCAGCGTCATTTCCGCGTCCGAGATCGCCTCGGGATAGAGGATCTTGATCGCGCCGTCCTGCACCTGAATCATCGGCATTTCGCGGCCTTGGTTCATGCCGTTGTCGCCAAATTCGATGGGCCCGTAGAAGGTCTCGAGCGTCGTGGCTTCCAGCGCATCGCGCATCGCCACCGGATCGGTCCCGCCCGCGCGCACCGTCGCATCAGCCACCACTTCCATCGCCGCGGCGCAGGAGCCGTGGACATAGTCGGGATCTTCGCCGCCGCTCACTTCGAGGAAGTCCTGATAGAAGGCATCGGTCGATCCCCACACACCCGGCACATCGGTGTAGCCGGTCGCGTGGTGCCACCATGTCGAACTGGTGACGTTATTGGCCAGATCGCCCAGACCTTCGGTGAATTCCTTATAGGCCGGGCCGGTGACCATCGTGATGATGGGGGCGCTGATCCCCATGTCTTCCATCTGCTTGCGCCCAAGGATCAGGTCCTGGGTGTAGCCGGTCATGTAGATCCAGTCGGGCTCCAGCCCTTTCATCGACGACATCGCGGCGGAATGGTCGATGCTGCCCACGGCGTAAAGCTCGTCATAGACCACGTCGATCCCGGCGGCCTTGGCTGAATCCGAAATGGCGGTCGCCATGGATTTCGGGAACACGTCATCGCGGCCATAGACGGCCAGCGTCTTCAGCTCCGGCATATGCTCTTGGAAATAGGTAACCATCGAGTCGGTCATGCCGGTATTCGGGGCCAGCGTGCCGAACAGATACTTGAACCCTTGGTCATAGACCGAGGTGGAGGAGGCGACACAGGCGACCACGGGGATCTGGTAGCGCTCCGCCACGGCGGCGACGATTTTGGTGTGGCCGGACCCGAACGGCG containing:
- a CDS encoding branched-chain amino acid ABC transporter permease, whose amino-acid sequence is MMPRKSNWPLVIMAVWVLILATVPTALGNYEMRIAISIAMFTALALSWNFIGGYTGYPSFSTAAFYGIGCYVGALAQRNGVPAAAAWLAAAVVVGGISWAIGSVVLRLKGHYFAIGSIALVDVSRLVVSSWGSLTGGGDGLNVPLLDGRPPEVSGLVLKVMLFIMVCAFIANVIVDRTRLGFGLRCIEQNEDAADMVGINATRYKTAAYVLSAVFPAAVGAVYASWVGYIDPTDSFAILLTIKVPVMVLLGGAGTLLGPVVGAVAFILLEEVFWANFLEWNRAIMGAIIVLLIFFLPGGLLKLDYRGIIAGVQRRLRPARAAVQPERKAG
- a CDS encoding branched-chain amino acid ABC transporter permease, coding for MGFAQILANGMVLGTLYACIAIGFSLVWGVLNVINMLHGSFIVLGGYLTFFAWYYIGLNPILVLPFVAALLFGLGYVLQYTLINKVVAAPVLTTLTLTFGLDMILYNLMTVYFTATPRRVSLDFGRIDFMDVSMPVDRLLGMGLALLLTGLLYLVLRASTIGRAIVAVRMDREAAALMGIRVNRIYAITFGISALMAGAAGAVFSMVFPITTNLSGTFLGKAFVICVIGGLGSVSGALVGGLALGIIESFAGVYLGPQNAMTVGFVIMLVLLIVKPTGLVGVKGYE
- a CDS encoding amino acid ABC transporter substrate-binding protein: MGNKLNKPLNTMALLAGAMTVAGAVGTAAQAADGVLRIGTPLALTGGLADEGHKQALVWKMWVDKVNAAGGLTLEDGTKLPVELIEYDYQTDGKRAGQLAEKLINDDEVDVLMAPFGSGHTKIVAAVAERYQIPVVACVASSTSVYDQGFKYLFGTLAPNTGMTDSMVTYFQEHMPELKTLAVYGRDDVFPKSMATAISDSAKAAGIDVVYDELYAVGSIDHSAAMSSMKGLEPDWIYMTGYTQDLILGRKQMEDMGISAPIITMVTGPAYKEFTEGLGDLANNVTSSTWWHHATGYTDVPGVWGSTDAFYQDFLEVSGGEDPDYVHGSCAAAMEVVADATVRAGGTDPVAMRDALEATTLETFYGPIEFGDNGMNQGREMPMIQVQDGAIKILYPEAISDAEMTLVE